The following proteins come from a genomic window of Venturia canescens isolate UGA chromosome 4, ASM1945775v1, whole genome shotgun sequence:
- the crc gene encoding activating transcription factor of chaperone isoform X1 has protein sequence MSLQPESWVWKLEPVSPSGTSIGEAEEDWQYIDDSKPASLSIDGSEAELYNENPSRAQVATKLLEELDEWIKEEPFSNWLEEKIELPIFEELPAPECGQNKPIVYAGAPKTHVQQETTQTLLQEFESVLGDVEACHQIFPPVNSALTPPQSPPPSPPNKINGIDTQLLVTLQPVLQTPLYPCPRIIQQQQQQQQQTIVETPQTNASSYLGQISGEWNAENVSLVPLRDVASELAAVDEYVRSCAEEIAPSSPCTSSGASYFSSEDSSSPDDPDWTGESSGSSYTKQRTSRLTKNRHKPYSRPSVEDKKVRKKEQNKNAATRYRQKKKQEIKEIVGEEQELVDHNVKLKDQVKELNREIGYLKGLMRDLFKAKGLMK, from the exons ATGTCATTACAACCGGAGTCGTGGGTTTGGAAGTTGGAGCCGGTGTCCCCTAGTGGGACATCGATCGGGGAAGCAGAGGAAGATTGGCAGTACATTGACGACAGTAAACCAGCATCATTGAGCATCGACGGAAGCGAAGCTGAGCTATACAATGAAAATCCATCCCGAGCTCAAGTGGCTACAAAGTTGTTGGAAGAGTTGGACGAATGGATAAAAGAAG AGCCGTTCTCCAATTGGTTGGAGGAAAAGATCGAGTTGCCTATATTCGAAGAATTACCGGCGCCAGAATGCGGACAGAACAAGCCCATCGTGTACGCCGGTGCTCCAAAAACGCACGTGCAACAAGAAACCACTCAAACGTTGCTCCAAGAGTTCGAGAGTGTCCTTGGAGACGTTGAGGCATGCCATCAAATTTTTCCTCCCGTCAATTCGGCTCTTACACCGCCACAATCACCACCGCCATCACCACCAAACAAAATCAACGGTATCGATACGCAACTGCTCGTAACTCTACAACCGGTGTTGCAAACACCACTTTATCCATGTCCCCGCATAatacaacagcagcagcaacaacaacaacagacGATCGTTGAAACGCCACAGACTAACGCTTCTTCTTATCTCGGGCAAATATCAGGCGAATGGAACGCCGAAAATGTCTCGCTGGTACCGTTGCGAGACGTTGCCAGCGAATTGGCGGCGGTCGATGAATACGTGCGCTCTTGTGCCGAGGAAATAGCGCCATCGAGCCCATGCACCAGTTCCGGTGCCAGTTATTTCTCATCCGAGGATTCATCCAGTCCGGACGATCCCGATTGGACCGGGGAATCGAGCGGCAGCTCATACACCAAACAACGTACTTCTCgtttaacgaaaaatcgtcATAAGCCATACTCCCGACCGTCCGTTGAAGACAAAAAAGTACGCAAGAAGGAGCAGAACAAGAACGCGGCGACGCGTTatcgacaaaagaaaaaacaggaaatCAAAGAGATTGTCGGTGAAGAGCAAGAACTAGTCGATCACAATGTTAAACTCAAAGACCAGGTTAAAGAGCTCAATCGAGAGATCGGATATTTGAAAGGTCTTATGCGCGATTTGTTCAAAGCCAAGGGTCTTATGAAATGA
- the crc gene encoding activating transcription factor of chaperone isoform X2 — MAMMRYAEPFSNWLEEKIELPIFEELPAPECGQNKPIVYAGAPKTHVQQETTQTLLQEFESVLGDVEACHQIFPPVNSALTPPQSPPPSPPNKINGIDTQLLVTLQPVLQTPLYPCPRIIQQQQQQQQQTIVETPQTNASSYLGQISGEWNAENVSLVPLRDVASELAAVDEYVRSCAEEIAPSSPCTSSGASYFSSEDSSSPDDPDWTGESSGSSYTKQRTSRLTKNRHKPYSRPSVEDKKVRKKEQNKNAATRYRQKKKQEIKEIVGEEQELVDHNVKLKDQVKELNREIGYLKGLMRDLFKAKGLMK, encoded by the exons ATGGCGATGATGCGTTACGCCG AGCCGTTCTCCAATTGGTTGGAGGAAAAGATCGAGTTGCCTATATTCGAAGAATTACCGGCGCCAGAATGCGGACAGAACAAGCCCATCGTGTACGCCGGTGCTCCAAAAACGCACGTGCAACAAGAAACCACTCAAACGTTGCTCCAAGAGTTCGAGAGTGTCCTTGGAGACGTTGAGGCATGCCATCAAATTTTTCCTCCCGTCAATTCGGCTCTTACACCGCCACAATCACCACCGCCATCACCACCAAACAAAATCAACGGTATCGATACGCAACTGCTCGTAACTCTACAACCGGTGTTGCAAACACCACTTTATCCATGTCCCCGCATAatacaacagcagcagcaacaacaacaacagacGATCGTTGAAACGCCACAGACTAACGCTTCTTCTTATCTCGGGCAAATATCAGGCGAATGGAACGCCGAAAATGTCTCGCTGGTACCGTTGCGAGACGTTGCCAGCGAATTGGCGGCGGTCGATGAATACGTGCGCTCTTGTGCCGAGGAAATAGCGCCATCGAGCCCATGCACCAGTTCCGGTGCCAGTTATTTCTCATCCGAGGATTCATCCAGTCCGGACGATCCCGATTGGACCGGGGAATCGAGCGGCAGCTCATACACCAAACAACGTACTTCTCgtttaacgaaaaatcgtcATAAGCCATACTCCCGACCGTCCGTTGAAGACAAAAAAGTACGCAAGAAGGAGCAGAACAAGAACGCGGCGACGCGTTatcgacaaaagaaaaaacaggaaatCAAAGAGATTGTCGGTGAAGAGCAAGAACTAGTCGATCACAATGTTAAACTCAAAGACCAGGTTAAAGAGCTCAATCGAGAGATCGGATATTTGAAAGGTCTTATGCGCGATTTGTTCAAAGCCAAGGGTCTTATGAAATGA
- the LOC122409742 gene encoding uncharacterized protein, translated as MAQRKLLYIILQTFVFLCFTNADSPGTFAGDCVEFHLARVREHESTPYTDDLNRNYSTHSSNDFRNLSPFGSSSSDWTRLKLLRDALPEDSTVRKNFNHLLTVLLLAHDQATGPNRSISSLETVKNFTKEKTASPPNGDEVNLTPLKTSGAPSSLDYHVENTTLQSSFDDGFLPENSSMPITSFTPRTNEFLNKSQSDDSAIATAISISVSSSGIIKKKVNSSSGEEAQKIEIAASNSTSRRPFVVKNQPEEFEHFLTFKEQSNSSKTGNGTWCKGPSNAEGSVDAFSTYNQSGSSPISKENIAQVTPTNSATTQSHFVTVPSDEFPVSREQEDDGESQTQEVATSSWTEISIGSGEYSSSDKPKSQSRPEIASLLTTSKAPISNSDKTEFDKISSTLNSEGENKFFTEPTVVNLPTIDLPPVTESKENQFSTTNDEDRRTTNLSTTLKLDTNVPKETFFDATRTHNASRARSPNLDDPRPPSRGPSSASSENSWITKFPSERASLVIETGNNNDEMKAPNYGELMEIFENEKSFDSKSDFLIDASVISTTSQNRSDDIESTDYSDKIKTPLEVKFSTSGILNEAETNNLTLSSEFRAVKIDAVTPRASSRPVPSVNMAESKSIESVNEFHSARNSKNVDSKSREASTLSKVNFVKNPLRSPGLSKNNQIPRDYKHGIDDFEANRNESSQINIYEFGVSAKNRSLWRQRIDKQSLLTSTVRRLEKTKENVDPSNLERSENKKSWNNAESNVTVAEEPNGSATRGRLKELRPRIRGNNNRAIEQQLGWFYRQGEIERGSKSRLKENHYGKIKVRCKNPHR; from the exons ATGGCACAGAGGAAACTTCTTTACATTATCTTACAAACGTTCGTTTTCCTCTGTTTCACGAACGCag aTTCCCCCGGGACCTTTGCGGGTGATTGTGTCGAGTTTCATCTGGCACGAGTCCGAGAACACGAATCGACGCCGTACACCGATGACCTTAATCGAAATTACTCGACACATTCGAGCAACGATTTTCGAAATCTCTCTCCCTTTGGAAGTTCTTCGAGCGATTGGACCAGGCTGAAATTGCTCCGTGATGCTTTACCCGAGGATTCCACTGTCAGGAAGAACTTCAATCATCTTTTGACAGTTTTGCTGCTCGCCCACGACCAGGCGACAGGGCCCAATCGCTCAATCTCCTCGCTGGAAACTGTGAAGAATTTCACGAAGGAAAAAACTGCGTCCCCTCCCAATGGAGACGAGGTAAATTTAACGCCGTTAAAAACGTCGGGCGCACCGTCGAGCCTCGATTACCATGTCGAAAATACAACCCTCCAATCGAGCTTCGACGATGGATTTCTCCCTGAAAATTCCTCGATGCCAATAACTTCTTTCACTCCGcgaacgaatgaatttttaaacaaGTCGCAAAGTGACGACTCGGCTATCGCAACTGCGATTTCTATATCCGTATCTTCTTCGgggataattaaaaaaaaagtcaactCGTCGAGCGGTGAAGAAGCTCAGAAAATAGAAATTGCAGCTTCCAACTCTACTAGCCGAAGACCGTTCGTCGTGAAGAACCAACCAGAGGAATTTGAgcattttttaactttcaaggAACAATCGAATTCCTCGAAAACAGGAAACGGGACTTGGTGCAAAGGTCCGTCTAACGCGGAAGGTTCGGTGGACGCTTTTAGTACGTACAATCAGTCGGGATCATCTCCaatatcgaaagaaaatattgcACAAGTGACTCCGACGAATTCAGCAACCACTCAAAGCCATTTCGTAACAGTACCAAGCGACGAATTTCCAGTATCAAGGGAACAGGAGGATGACGGAGAGTCACAAACACAGGAAGTTGCCACGAGTTCGTGGACAGAAATTTCCATTGGAAGTGGAGAATATTCTTCAAGCGACAAGCCGAAGAGCCAATCGAGGCCAGAAATCGCATCTCTCCTGACAACATCGAAAGCTCCAATTTCAAACTCAGACAAGACTGAATTCGACAAAATTTCGAGCACTCTCAATTCGGAAggggaaaacaaatttttcacagaACCGACGGTCGTTAACTTGCCGACCATCGACCTACCTCCGGTTACGGAGTCCAAGGAAAATCAGTTTTCAACCACAAACGATGAGGACAGACGAACTACGAATTTGTCAACGACGCTTAAACTCGATACGAACGTACCGAAAGAGACTTTTTTCGATGCAACGAGGACACACAACGCTTCGAGGGCCCGGAGTCCGAACTTGGACGATCCCAGGCCGCCGAGCCGAGGACCATCGAGTGCGTCGAGTGAAAATTCATGGATAACGAAATTTCCCAGCGAGAGAGCATCGCTTGTCATCGAAACAGGCAACAACAATGATGAAATGAAAGCACCGAATTACGGAGAGCTaatggaaatttttgaaaatgagaaatcgtTCGATAGTAAATCAGACTTTCTAATAGATGCGTCAGTTATTTCTACTACGAGTCAAAACAGATCGGACGATATTGAGTCGACAGATTATTCggacaaaataaaaacaccGCTGGAAGTCAAGTTTTCTACGTCAGGCATTCTAAACGAAGCTGAAACGAATAATTTAACGCTCTCGAGCGAATTTCGAGCCGTGAAAATCGATGCAGTAACGCCAAGAGCCAGCTCGAGGCCTGTGCCATCTGTGAACATGGCAGAAAGCAAAAGCATCGAGTCCGTTAACGAATTTCACTCTGctcgaaactcgaaaaatgtaGATTCGAAATCTCGAGAAGCTTCGACACTTTCAAAAgtaaatttcgttaaaaatcCTCTCCGATCACCGGGTTTGtcaaaaaacaatcaaattcCACGTGACTACAAACACGGAATCGACGATTTCGAGGCGAACCGTAACGAATCGAGCCAAATCAACATTTACGAGTTTGGAGTGAGTGCGAAAAACCGGAGTCTTTGGAGGCAGCGAATTGACAAACAATCACTGCTCACGAGCACCGTCCGGCGGTTGGAAAAAACTAAAGAAAACGTCGATCCTTCAAATTTGGAACGcagcgaaaataaaaaatcttggaaTAATGCGGAATCGAATGTGACCGTTGCCGAAGAGCCGAACGGCTCGGCGACTCGAGGCCGTCTCAAGGAATTGAGGCCACGTATAAGAGGCAACAATAATCGAGCTATTGAGCAACAACTCGGATGGTTCTATCGACAAGGGGAAATAGAACGCGGAAGTAAATCGAG GCTGAAGGAAAATCACTATGGAAAAATTAAAGTCCGGTGTAAAAATCCACATCGTTAG
- the ERR gene encoding steroid hormone receptor ERR1 isoform X4 encodes MYGTAMDSWIYDVVCMMSGNAVETIIGNNRTMPSIKQELDNPTTPTQNYHQVCSPSTTIQHQEAICGKMDMQDYGGGGETSPGSPEMQHCSSTTQPLGTPEGGLKEEDMMPRRLCLVCGDVASGFHYGVASCEACKAFFKRTIQGNIEYTCPANGECEINKRRRKACQACRFQKCLRQGMLKEGVRLDRVRGGRQKYRRATDPYLPVKTVTLEANVGMPGFGETTNNKMIEALIVCEPDVLQVFNLSQTMDTDQRVLGQLSDLYDRELVGVIGWAKQIPGFSSLALNDQMRLLQSSWAEILTFSLAWRSMPNNGRLRFAQDLSIDERLARECHCSELYSHCIQIVERLQRLGLAREEYFILKALILTNSDVRLDEPQALYRFRDSILNSLSDCVAAVRPGQALKATQNMFLVLPSLRQADGIVRKFWSSVYRTGKVPMNKLFVEMLEAACYR; translated from the exons GTCTGCATGATGTCCGGTAACGCCGTCGAGACCATTATAGGAAATAATAGAACTATGCCAAGTATCAAACAGGAACTCGATAATCCGACTACGCCGACGCAAAATTATCACCAAGTTTGCTCGCCCAGCACCACGATTCAGCATCAAGAG GCTATCTGTGGAAAAATGGACATGCAAGATTATGGAGGAGGCGGTGAAACGAGCCCAGGGAGCCCAGAAATGCAGCACTGCTCGTCGACGACGCAGCCCCTCGGGACTCCTgag GGTGGCTTGAAGGAAGAAGACATGATGCCGAGACGACTTTGCCTCGTTTGCGGTGACGTAGCCAGTGGATTCCATTACGGTGTCGCGTCGTGCGAGGCCTGCAaagcatttttcaaaagaacgATACAAG GTAATATAGAGTACACGTGTCCGGCAAACGGAGAATGCGAAATCAataaacgaagaagaaaagcGTGTCAGGCATGCCGATTTCAAAAGTGCTTGAGGCAAGGAATGCTCAAGGAAGGGGTCAGGCTCGATCGAGTACGTGGTGGAAGACAAAAGTACAGAAGAGCGACTGATCCGTATCTTCCCGTAAAGACGGTCACCCTGGAAG CCAACGTAGGCATGCCAGGATTTGGAGAGACAACAA ACAACAAAATGATCGAAGCGCTCATCGTATGCGAACCGGATGTACTTCAAGTATTCAATCTCTCACAGACAATGGACACAGATCAACGGGTTTTGGGCCAGCTGTCGGATCTTTACGATCGTGAACTCGTTGGCGTCATTG GATGGGCAAAGCAGATACCTGGATTCAGTAGCTTAGCACTGAACGATCAGATGCGCCTTCTGCAGAGCTCATGGGCCGAAATCCTCACCTTTAGTCTTGCTTGGAGAAGTATGCCTAACAACGGTCGTCTCAGGTTTGCCCAGGATTTATCAATCGACGAAAGACTTGCTCGTGAGTGCCACTGCTCGGAACTTTACTCCCAT TGTATTCAAATAGTGGAGAGGCTTCAGCGATTGGGTTTAGCCAGAGAGGAGTACTTCATTCTAAAGGCATTGATATTGACGAACAGTGACGTAAGATTGGACGAGCCCCAAGCGCTATATCGTTTCAGAGATTCAATATTGAACTCGTTATCAGACTGCGTGGCAGCTGTGAGGCCGGGCCAGGCGCTTAAAGCGACGCAAAATATGTTCCTAGTGTTACCGAGTCTGAGGCAAGCTGATGGTATTGTGAGAAAATTTTGGTCCAGCGTTTATAGGACCGGAAAAGTGCCGATGAACAAACTTTTCGTGGAGATGCTAGAAGCAGCCTGTTATCGATGA
- the ERR gene encoding steroid hormone receptor ERR1 isoform X5, producing the protein MMSGNAVETIIGNNRTMPSIKQELDNPTTPTQNYHQVCSPSTTIQHQEAICGKMDMQDYGGGGETSPGSPEMQHCSSTTQPLGTPEGGLKEEDMMPRRLCLVCGDVASGFHYGVASCEACKAFFKRTIQGNIEYTCPANGECEINKRRRKACQACRFQKCLRQGMLKEGVRLDRVRGGRQKYRRATDPYLPVKTVTLEANVGMPGFGETTNNKMIEALIVCEPDVLQVFNLSQTMDTDQRVLGQLSDLYDRELVGVIGWAKQIPGFSSLALNDQMRLLQSSWAEILTFSLAWRSMPNNGRLRFAQDLSIDERLARECHCSELYSHCIQIVERLQRLGLAREEYFILKALILTNSDVRLDEPQALYRFRDSILNSLSDCVAAVRPGQALKATQNMFLVLPSLRQADGIVRKFWSSVYRTGKVPMNKLFVEMLEAACYR; encoded by the exons ATGATGTCCGGTAACGCCGTCGAGACCATTATAGGAAATAATAGAACTATGCCAAGTATCAAACAGGAACTCGATAATCCGACTACGCCGACGCAAAATTATCACCAAGTTTGCTCGCCCAGCACCACGATTCAGCATCAAGAG GCTATCTGTGGAAAAATGGACATGCAAGATTATGGAGGAGGCGGTGAAACGAGCCCAGGGAGCCCAGAAATGCAGCACTGCTCGTCGACGACGCAGCCCCTCGGGACTCCTgag GGTGGCTTGAAGGAAGAAGACATGATGCCGAGACGACTTTGCCTCGTTTGCGGTGACGTAGCCAGTGGATTCCATTACGGTGTCGCGTCGTGCGAGGCCTGCAaagcatttttcaaaagaacgATACAAG GTAATATAGAGTACACGTGTCCGGCAAACGGAGAATGCGAAATCAataaacgaagaagaaaagcGTGTCAGGCATGCCGATTTCAAAAGTGCTTGAGGCAAGGAATGCTCAAGGAAGGGGTCAGGCTCGATCGAGTACGTGGTGGAAGACAAAAGTACAGAAGAGCGACTGATCCGTATCTTCCCGTAAAGACGGTCACCCTGGAAG CCAACGTAGGCATGCCAGGATTTGGAGAGACAACAA ACAACAAAATGATCGAAGCGCTCATCGTATGCGAACCGGATGTACTTCAAGTATTCAATCTCTCACAGACAATGGACACAGATCAACGGGTTTTGGGCCAGCTGTCGGATCTTTACGATCGTGAACTCGTTGGCGTCATTG GATGGGCAAAGCAGATACCTGGATTCAGTAGCTTAGCACTGAACGATCAGATGCGCCTTCTGCAGAGCTCATGGGCCGAAATCCTCACCTTTAGTCTTGCTTGGAGAAGTATGCCTAACAACGGTCGTCTCAGGTTTGCCCAGGATTTATCAATCGACGAAAGACTTGCTCGTGAGTGCCACTGCTCGGAACTTTACTCCCAT TGTATTCAAATAGTGGAGAGGCTTCAGCGATTGGGTTTAGCCAGAGAGGAGTACTTCATTCTAAAGGCATTGATATTGACGAACAGTGACGTAAGATTGGACGAGCCCCAAGCGCTATATCGTTTCAGAGATTCAATATTGAACTCGTTATCAGACTGCGTGGCAGCTGTGAGGCCGGGCCAGGCGCTTAAAGCGACGCAAAATATGTTCCTAGTGTTACCGAGTCTGAGGCAAGCTGATGGTATTGTGAGAAAATTTTGGTCCAGCGTTTATAGGACCGGAAAAGTGCCGATGAACAAACTTTTCGTGGAGATGCTAGAAGCAGCCTGTTATCGATGA